Proteins co-encoded in one Halorussus vallis genomic window:
- a CDS encoding DUF7573 domain-containing protein, giving the protein MPEDASLDSFLPSAEDEDGNEDDSASAASVATDAADAEGTDAEAGGTVAPNETDTAASGETDTAELNGETDAESGPEDGDVESDATDGDVETAPSDASDGTEASAVEPAVSTYGWSPAGGECAACGEAVERRWRADGEREGDLVCEDCKDW; this is encoded by the coding sequence GTGCCAGAAGACGCCTCGCTCGATTCGTTCCTCCCGTCGGCCGAGGACGAAGACGGGAACGAAGACGACTCCGCGTCGGCGGCGTCCGTCGCGACGGACGCCGCCGACGCGGAGGGGACGGACGCCGAAGCGGGCGGGACCGTCGCCCCCAACGAAACCGACACCGCCGCGTCCGGCGAGACGGACACGGCGGAACTCAACGGCGAAACCGACGCCGAATCCGGCCCGGAAGACGGCGACGTCGAATCCGACGCGACCGACGGTGACGTCGAAACCGCCCCAAGCGACGCCTCGGACGGGACCGAGGCGTCGGCGGTCGAACCGGCGGTTTCAACCTACGGGTGGTCGCCCGCGGGCGGCGAGTGCGCCGCCTGCGGCGAAGCGGTCGAGCGGCGGTGGCGCGCCGACGGCGAGCGCGAGGGCGACCTCGTGTGCGAAGACTGCAAAGACTGGTGA
- the cca gene encoding CCA tRNA nucleotidyltransferase, with translation MTGEDEDSDGREGTGEREAFDAVTAAVGERIAPDAAERERMREAVETLRGRAEDAIADLPVAADVVQVGSTARGTWIAGDRDIDLFVRFPADLERDRLESYGLEVGHAVLPEGREEFAEHPYVTGEHDGFDVDLVPCYRLDSATEIQSAVDRTPFHTEYLAERLDDELAGEVRLFKQFLKGVGAYGSDLRTRGFSGYLTELLVLEHGGFRETVAAAADWQPPVRFDPEDHGIAEFDDQLVLIDPTDPERNVAAVLSADNVARLQHYARDLLESPREELFFLDPTEPLSAEAVREHVQRRGTTPVAVRFNAPDVVEDQLYPQLRKSLSGVRDELDRRGFDPLRTAAFADESAVLLVELEVPERPRVERHEGPPVAVRPHATGFFEKYADDEDAYGPFVDGDRYVVEREREFVAAREFLESEALLDVALGVRVASALKHDYDVLVGEEIATLAGEFGTELAAYFDPRP, from the coding sequence ATGACCGGCGAGGACGAGGATTCGGACGGGCGCGAGGGGACGGGCGAGCGCGAGGCGTTCGATGCGGTGACCGCCGCGGTGGGCGAGCGAATCGCCCCCGACGCCGCCGAGCGCGAGCGGATGCGCGAGGCGGTCGAGACGCTCCGCGGCCGGGCTGAGGACGCCATCGCCGACCTGCCGGTTGCGGCCGACGTGGTCCAGGTCGGCAGCACCGCCCGCGGGACCTGGATCGCCGGCGACCGCGACATCGACCTGTTCGTGCGCTTTCCCGCCGACCTCGAACGCGACCGCCTGGAGTCCTACGGACTCGAAGTCGGCCACGCCGTCCTCCCGGAGGGCCGCGAGGAGTTCGCCGAACACCCCTACGTCACCGGCGAACACGACGGCTTCGACGTGGACTTAGTGCCCTGCTACCGCCTCGACTCGGCGACAGAGATTCAGTCGGCGGTCGACCGCACCCCCTTCCACACCGAGTACCTGGCCGAGCGACTCGACGACGAACTCGCGGGCGAGGTTCGACTGTTCAAGCAGTTCCTCAAGGGCGTCGGCGCCTACGGTAGCGACCTCCGGACGCGAGGGTTCTCAGGCTACCTGACCGAACTGCTCGTGCTCGAACACGGCGGTTTCCGCGAGACGGTCGCGGCCGCGGCCGACTGGCAGCCGCCGGTCCGGTTCGACCCCGAGGACCACGGAATCGCCGAGTTCGACGACCAACTGGTGCTGATCGACCCGACCGACCCCGAGCGGAACGTCGCCGCGGTGCTGTCGGCCGACAACGTCGCGCGACTCCAGCACTACGCCCGCGACCTGCTCGAATCGCCCCGCGAAGAGCTGTTCTTCCTCGACCCGACCGAACCGCTCTCGGCCGAGGCGGTCCGCGAGCACGTCCAGCGCCGGGGCACGACGCCAGTGGCGGTGCGCTTCAACGCCCCGGACGTCGTCGAGGACCAGCTCTACCCCCAGCTCCGCAAGTCGCTCTCGGGCGTCCGGGACGAACTCGACCGCCGGGGGTTCGACCCGCTCCGGACCGCCGCGTTCGCCGACGAGTCGGCGGTCTTGCTGGTGGAACTCGAAGTCCCCGAGCGGCCGAGGGTGGAGCGCCACGAGGGGCCGCCGGTCGCCGTCCGCCCGCACGCGACGGGGTTCTTCGAGAAGTACGCCGACGACGAGGACGCCTACGGCCCGTTCGTCGACGGCGACCGCTACGTCGTCGAGCGAGAGCGGGAGTTCGTCGCCGCCCGCGAATTCCTGGAGAGCGAGGCGCTGCTGGACGTGGCGCTCGGCGTCCGGGTGGCCTCGGCGCTGAAGCACGACTACGACGTGCTGGTCGGCGAGGAAATCGCGACGCTGGCCGGCGAGTTCGGGACGGAACTGGCGGCGTACTTCGACCCGCGGCCGTGA
- a CDS encoding CopD family protein: protein MAALVVPAARDGRLGSSALVGLTERFARFSQVAPLVMLVTGGYMASLTFISDSLLKTTRGQLVLTMVGLWVVLSALTNVASRRLTADVESVGAERSARGASTAFSAAAAVALALLLVGGWI from the coding sequence ATGGCCGCGCTCGTCGTTCCGGCGGCGCGCGACGGTCGACTCGGTTCGAGCGCGCTCGTCGGACTGACGGAGCGGTTCGCCCGATTCTCGCAGGTGGCCCCGCTCGTCATGCTCGTGACGGGCGGATACATGGCGAGTCTGACGTTCATCTCCGACTCACTGCTGAAGACCACGCGAGGCCAACTCGTGCTGACGATGGTCGGTCTCTGGGTCGTGCTCTCGGCTCTGACCAACGTTGCGAGTCGGCGCCTAACCGCCGACGTCGAGTCGGTCGGCGCCGAGCGCTCGGCTCGCGGCGCCTCGACGGCGTTCTCTGCGGCGGCGGCCGTCGCCCTCGCACTGTTGCTCGTCGGCGGTTGGATCTGA
- a CDS encoding helix-turn-helix domain-containing protein translates to MTQAGGPFRHSRNHPDDNLRILSALPTERGLLVVLQATTSDPQAVVHLFDDAPVDLYTEVLHADEQTVLLQFELPFVPAPYHAVFASKNLPQFPYTVEDGWMVCELTTSHERLSEFRDELESSSFAFEVEWVRQSVEPVELLTDRQRQFVLAAIEGGYYDTPRGCSLTDLADELGVSKSTVSVVLHRAEETIVKEFFAESTE, encoded by the coding sequence GTGACGCAGGCCGGCGGTCCGTTCCGGCACTCGCGGAACCATCCCGACGACAACCTCCGGATCCTGAGTGCCCTCCCGACCGAGCGGGGACTGCTCGTCGTACTGCAGGCGACCACGTCGGACCCCCAGGCGGTCGTTCACCTGTTCGACGACGCCCCCGTCGACCTCTACACGGAGGTGTTGCACGCCGACGAGCAGACGGTATTGCTCCAGTTCGAGCTGCCGTTCGTCCCGGCCCCGTACCACGCCGTCTTCGCCTCGAAGAACCTGCCGCAGTTCCCCTACACCGTCGAGGACGGCTGGATGGTCTGCGAACTCACCACCTCCCACGAGCGGCTGTCGGAGTTCCGTGACGAACTCGAATCCAGCAGCTTCGCGTTCGAAGTCGAGTGGGTCAGGCAGTCGGTCGAACCGGTCGAACTCCTGACCGACCGTCAGCGTCAGTTCGTGCTGGCCGCCATCGAAGGCGGGTACTACGACACCCCGAGAGGGTGTTCGCTCACCGACCTCGCGGACGAACTCGGCGTCAGCAAGTCGACGGTGAGCGTCGTCCTCCACCGCGCCGAAGAGACGATAGTCAAGGAGTTCTTCGCCGAGTCGACCGAGTAG